The Ochotona princeps isolate mOchPri1 chromosome 23, mOchPri1.hap1, whole genome shotgun sequence genome includes a window with the following:
- the LOC131483112 gene encoding carboxymethylenebutenolidase homolog, with translation MANEAQPCPCDIGDRIEYGGLGQEVQVEHIKAYLTKPPVDTGKAVIVIQDIFGWELPNTRYITDMIAGNGYTAILPDFFVGQGAWNPSDDFSTPFFAEWVKSRNARKIDKEFDAVLRYLKQQCGAQRIGVVGFCWGGIGVHHVMSSYSDVRAGVCVYGIVRNFGDIYNLKNPTLFIFAENDVAIPLEHVAQLTQKLKEHCKVEYQIKTFSGQTHGFVHRKREDCAPKDKPYIEEARRNLIEWLNKYV, from the exons atggcaaacGAAGCTCAGCCTTGTCCGTGTGACATTGGCGACAGGATAGAGTATGGTGGATTGGGGCAGGAGGTCCAAGTGGAGCACATCAAGGCTTACCTCACCAAGCCCCCCGTGGACACAGGCAAAGCTGTGATTGTCATTCAGGACATCTTTGGCTGGGAGTTACCCAATACCAGATATATAACCGATATGATTGCAGGGAATGGATACAC AGCCATCCTCCCGGATTTCTTTGTGGGCCAAGGAGCATGGAATCCATCTGATGACTTTTCTACACCTTTCTTCGCTGAGTGGGTGAAAAGCAGAAATGCCAGAAAGATCGATAA AGAGTTTGATGCGGTGCTGAGGTATCTGAAGCAGCAGTGCGGTGCCCAGAGGATTGGCGTCGTGGGGTTCTGCTGGGGTGGCATTGGCGTGCACCATGTGATGTCAAGCTACTCAGACGTCAGGGCTGGAGTGTGTGTCTATG GCATTGTCAGGAACTTTGGAGATATTTACAATCTCAAGAATCCCACGCTGTTCATCTTTGCGGAAAACGACGTTGCCATCCCACTCGAGCAT GTCGCACAGTTGACCCAGAAGCTGAAGGAGCACTGCAAAGTCGAGTATCAGATTAAGACATTTTCTGGGCAAACTCACGGGTTTGTGCATCGGAAGAGAGAAGACTGTGCCCCCAAAGACAAGCCGTATATCGAAGAGGCCAGGAGGAACCTCATCGAGTGGCTGAACAAGTACGTGTAG